The Haloarchaeobius amylolyticus genome window below encodes:
- a CDS encoding ABC transporter permease — MSRWSYFARRLLLAIPVVLFGTTITFMVLRMGPLDPVAAILGPNVPASKYEQVERQLGLNQPLWEQYIDYMIGLLTFDLGESYVIKDGTTAMTLIVQHAPRTLWLGFWSVLIPLFIGIPLGFYAGLNPNTFSDYIASFGGIVWRAMPNFWLGVILLSVLSQSKDYSSMLTLGLFELEWAKLFVDTKIIGQPPLDFYDPAGTTAIAIGGTTLFNFPLFEFDSTKFLQAVKMVLPPAIVLGSSSMGNEMRLGRTAVLETVNSNYVETARAKGLSNRKIVWKHVFRNALIPLVPIILNEAFLLIGGSVILETIFSINGLGYLFFQAALQGDVPLVGSLMFIFILIIVFMNILQDFMYTIIDPRVGYE, encoded by the coding sequence ATGAGCAGGTGGAGTTACTTCGCCCGCCGACTGCTCCTGGCCATCCCTGTGGTACTCTTCGGTACGACGATCACGTTCATGGTCCTTCGAATGGGTCCGCTGGACCCGGTCGCAGCGATTCTCGGACCGAACGTGCCTGCGTCGAAGTACGAGCAGGTAGAGCGCCAACTCGGCCTGAACCAACCGTTGTGGGAACAGTACATCGACTACATGATCGGGCTGCTGACGTTCGACCTGGGTGAGTCCTACGTCATCAAGGACGGGACCACAGCCATGACACTCATCGTCCAGCACGCGCCACGGACGCTGTGGCTTGGCTTCTGGTCGGTCCTCATCCCGCTGTTCATCGGTATCCCGCTCGGTTTCTACGCAGGCCTCAACCCGAACACCTTCAGCGACTACATCGCGTCGTTCGGGGGAATCGTCTGGCGTGCGATGCCGAACTTCTGGCTCGGTGTCATCCTGCTGTCGGTCCTGAGCCAGTCGAAAGATTACTCTTCGATGTTGACACTCGGCCTGTTCGAGCTGGAATGGGCCAAGCTCTTCGTCGACACGAAGATCATCGGCCAGCCGCCGCTGGACTTCTACGACCCGGCCGGGACGACCGCCATCGCGATCGGTGGCACGACCCTGTTCAACTTCCCGCTGTTCGAGTTCGACAGCACGAAGTTCCTGCAGGCCGTCAAGATGGTCCTCCCGCCGGCCATCGTCCTCGGGTCCTCCTCGATGGGGAACGAGATGCGCCTCGGCCGGACCGCCGTGCTCGAGACGGTCAACTCCAACTACGTAGAGACCGCACGCGCCAAGGGTCTCTCGAACCGGAAGATCGTCTGGAAGCACGTGTTCCGTAACGCACTGATTCCGCTCGTCCCGATCATCCTGAACGAGGCGTTCCTGCTGATCGGTGGGTCGGTGATCCTCGAAACGATCTTCAGCATCAACGGGCTGGGCTACCTGTTCTTCCAGGCGGCCCTCCAGGGCGACGTGCCGCTGGTCGGCTCGCTGATGTTCATCTTCATCCTCATCATCGTGTTCATGAACATCCTCCAGGACTTCATGTACACGATAATCGATCCGCGTGTGGGGTACGAATAA
- a CDS encoding DUF7556 family protein, translated as MAASESGPSGPTDERDVVASVDGDGSSKEYVIADITDDGAWLSMRAEDAPDLPDWR; from the coding sequence ATGGCAGCATCCGAGTCAGGCCCGTCGGGTCCAACCGACGAGCGGGATGTGGTAGCGTCTGTCGACGGTGACGGCTCCTCGAAGGAGTACGTCATCGCGGACATCACAGACGATGGAGCCTGGCTCTCGATGCGAGCAGAGGACGCACCGGACCTGCCGGACTGGCGCTGA
- a CDS encoding PPC domain-containing DNA-binding protein, which translates to MHYREVATSREFVVRLETGGDWRAQLEDLAAREDLEAAWFTGLGAVQDAEVWFYDQDRQEYDAVTFDEPLEVAACVGNVADLDGEPFAHTHVVLSRPSGQALAGHLDAATVWAGEMYVREFEEPLVREHDETTDLDLWL; encoded by the coding sequence ATGCACTACCGGGAAGTCGCGACCTCGCGGGAGTTCGTCGTTCGGCTCGAGACGGGGGGCGACTGGCGCGCGCAACTCGAAGACCTGGCCGCCCGGGAGGACCTCGAGGCCGCGTGGTTCACGGGCCTCGGTGCGGTCCAGGACGCCGAGGTCTGGTTCTACGACCAGGACCGACAGGAGTACGACGCCGTGACCTTCGACGAACCGCTGGAGGTCGCAGCCTGCGTCGGCAACGTCGCCGACCTCGACGGGGAACCGTTCGCCCACACGCACGTCGTCCTCTCGCGACCGAGCGGGCAGGCCCTGGCCGGCCACCTCGACGCCGCGACCGTCTGGGCCGGCGAGATGTACGTCCGCGAGTTCGAGGAGCCGCTCGTGCGCGAGCACGACGAGACCACTGACCTCGACCTCTGGCTCTAG
- a CDS encoding ABC transporter substrate-binding protein, translating to MTDNTSIDRRRFLQATGGAASAVAVAGCLGGGGEGDTETDTTTAGSTDTATEKTTRSQEDREKLDKTFQLINATMSTLDPIKATDTASGTVIQQVFDALMNYPNGEVEVEPLLAKDVEVSEDFRTYTINLKEGVKYHNGDTVTAQDVVYSFERLAASENSRRDYFILAYAMNVEHETDSDGNYVPGSLNMEAVDDTTFEMTLTKPFASTLEMLAYTSFSVIPEGIVGDIDGYDGEMSHSEFATENPVGAGPFKFENWETNTQASVVRNDDYHGPVPFVAGVHWQVITDPDASYNYGQNKNSDLASMPTSKYDPSKVKIETTDDKGRKIGTYGPMRNGETANYLQYATINTFYIGLNAKNVPAPVRKAIAYAMNQKEGVDQVFKGRGQAAYHLTPPGIYPGQAPAYTEHAKNNYPYGYNTTDLESARQIMEDAGYGPNNKYEVTFTTYQSDTWQGLGKILRDKLSSAHVNMKLEEAPFSTLLNRGRQGNLAAYSLGWIMDWPAPDNFLGQMVPKLTDTSEGAKGFYLDWDDAEGDASQRAADAWQTVQDNPEPTEEAQQKRNEAYVTMEEAMWEDMVLLPTYHSVSERFAYDWVDMPRTGAAGGSRMKFNNVYLNDRS from the coding sequence ATGACAGACAATACCAGCATCGACCGTCGTCGCTTCCTGCAAGCGACTGGCGGCGCAGCATCTGCAGTGGCGGTTGCGGGATGTCTCGGCGGCGGTGGCGAAGGCGACACCGAAACAGACACCACGACCGCGGGCTCGACGGACACCGCGACCGAGAAGACGACACGGTCGCAGGAGGACCGCGAGAAGCTCGACAAGACCTTCCAGCTCATCAACGCGACGATGAGCACCCTCGACCCCATCAAGGCGACCGACACGGCCTCTGGGACGGTTATCCAGCAGGTCTTCGACGCCCTGATGAACTACCCGAACGGCGAGGTCGAGGTCGAACCGCTCCTCGCGAAGGACGTCGAGGTCTCCGAGGACTTCCGTACCTACACCATCAACCTCAAAGAGGGCGTCAAATACCACAACGGTGACACCGTCACCGCACAGGACGTCGTCTACTCCTTCGAGCGCCTCGCAGCGTCCGAGAACTCGCGGCGTGACTACTTCATCCTCGCGTACGCGATGAACGTCGAGCACGAGACGGACTCCGACGGCAACTACGTCCCCGGCTCGCTCAACATGGAGGCCGTGGACGACACGACCTTCGAGATGACGCTGACGAAGCCGTTCGCGTCCACCCTGGAGATGCTCGCGTACACCTCGTTCTCCGTGATTCCGGAGGGCATCGTGGGCGACATCGACGGCTACGACGGCGAGATGTCCCACTCCGAGTTCGCGACGGAGAACCCCGTCGGCGCGGGTCCGTTCAAGTTCGAGAACTGGGAGACCAACACGCAGGCCTCCGTCGTCCGCAACGACGACTACCACGGCCCCGTCCCGTTCGTCGCAGGCGTCCACTGGCAGGTCATCACCGACCCCGACGCGTCGTACAACTACGGCCAGAACAAGAACTCCGACCTGGCCTCGATGCCGACGTCGAAGTACGACCCGAGCAAGGTCAAGATCGAGACCACGGACGACAAGGGTCGGAAGATCGGTACCTACGGTCCGATGCGTAACGGCGAGACGGCCAACTACCTCCAGTACGCGACCATCAACACGTTCTACATCGGCCTGAACGCCAAGAACGTCCCCGCTCCGGTCCGGAAGGCCATCGCCTACGCGATGAACCAGAAGGAGGGCGTGGACCAGGTCTTCAAGGGTCGCGGCCAGGCCGCGTACCACCTGACGCCGCCGGGCATCTACCCCGGTCAGGCACCCGCCTACACGGAGCACGCGAAGAACAACTACCCGTACGGCTACAACACGACGGACCTCGAGTCCGCACGCCAGATCATGGAGGACGCTGGCTACGGCCCGAACAACAAGTACGAGGTCACGTTCACGACCTACCAGTCCGACACGTGGCAGGGCCTGGGCAAGATCCTCCGCGACAAGCTCAGCAGTGCACACGTCAACATGAAGCTCGAGGAGGCGCCGTTCTCGACGCTCCTCAACCGTGGCCGCCAGGGCAACCTCGCCGCCTACTCGCTCGGGTGGATCATGGACTGGCCCGCACCGGACAACTTCCTCGGCCAGATGGTGCCGAAGCTCACCGACACCTCCGAGGGTGCGAAGGGCTTCTACCTGGACTGGGACGACGCAGAGGGCGACGCCTCCCAGCGTGCTGCCGACGCGTGGCAGACCGTCCAGGACAACCCCGAGCCGACCGAAGAAGCGCAGCAGAAGCGTAACGAGGCCTACGTCACGATGGAAGAAGCCATGTGGGAAGACATGGTCCTCCTCCCGACGTACCACAGCGTCTCCGAGCGCTTCGCGTACGACTGGGTCGACATGCCGCGCACCGGCGCCGCCGGTGGCAGCCGCATGAAGTTCAACAACGTCTACCTGAACGACCGGAGCTAA
- a CDS encoding ABC transporter permease, with the protein MSQVQENATLRERILAHPEPALVWLGGVLVLLALEFGAFARTMVLFGDQINPLINGSTEIGGWYVDQMFKTFGTAGGAVMSGLGALIILSILAVFVKALFIPFNLVEKLGLEDVPMSVELLERLIIMVGLAILWAVLLYEPLGMLLPALPVIGEPSLAQLFHGFAQTAAGVGTWFGDNFPTLLSRDLIPNDGFKPPAGATGEYPTGPLGPYHGTFLGLAPAYAWAIRTVLIYAYAFVWLGWLWYGYKTFRRHYRYADWTPRDDMIDRLSTHRWGQFGFLMVVMFIVMALFAPALGPVTTQENIYDPYSYTFNYTENGQVQEISHGSANLASRSQGNPDRNVGPMSYDEFGRFHPFGTLTTGKDLFTFMADGARVSLFIGLVSIVLGGFIATALAMVTAYYKGLADLLVVITSDSIQAMPGLLIYIMLSVVFGSHPISNVYNGGLLLSLIFAATGWPGLWRAIRGPAFQVSEQEWIDAARSYGQRPTATMKKHMLPYVAGYLLVYGSLILGGIIISVAALSFLGLGVTPPTPEWGRAVNAGRTYVTTVSWHISTIPGLMVVFVVTGFNAFGDGIRDAIDPQSGGASADEAAAAGGGG; encoded by the coding sequence ATGAGTCAGGTACAGGAAAACGCGACACTACGGGAGCGGATTCTCGCCCACCCCGAGCCGGCACTCGTCTGGCTCGGCGGGGTACTGGTGCTGCTCGCCCTCGAGTTCGGGGCGTTCGCGAGGACGATGGTCCTCTTCGGCGACCAGATCAATCCGCTCATCAACGGGAGTACAGAGATCGGTGGCTGGTACGTCGACCAGATGTTCAAGACGTTCGGGACCGCTGGCGGCGCGGTGATGAGCGGCCTCGGTGCGCTCATCATCCTGAGCATCCTCGCGGTGTTCGTCAAGGCGCTGTTCATCCCGTTCAACCTGGTCGAGAAACTGGGACTCGAAGACGTCCCGATGTCCGTCGAACTGCTCGAACGGCTCATCATCATGGTGGGACTGGCCATCCTCTGGGCCGTCCTGCTCTACGAGCCCCTGGGGATGTTGCTGCCGGCCCTGCCGGTCATCGGCGAACCGTCGCTGGCACAGCTCTTCCACGGCTTCGCCCAGACAGCCGCGGGCGTGGGCACGTGGTTCGGGGACAACTTCCCGACGCTGCTCTCGCGCGACCTCATCCCGAACGACGGGTTCAAGCCGCCCGCCGGTGCGACCGGCGAGTACCCGACCGGGCCGCTCGGCCCGTACCACGGGACCTTCCTCGGTCTCGCCCCGGCGTACGCCTGGGCCATCCGGACCGTGCTCATCTACGCGTACGCGTTCGTCTGGCTCGGCTGGCTCTGGTACGGCTACAAGACGTTCCGCCGCCACTACCGCTACGCCGACTGGACGCCCCGTGACGACATGATCGACCGGCTGAGCACCCACCGCTGGGGCCAGTTCGGCTTCCTGATGGTCGTGATGTTCATCGTGATGGCGCTGTTCGCACCCGCGCTCGGCCCGGTCACGACCCAGGAGAACATCTACGACCCGTACAGCTACACGTTCAACTACACGGAGAACGGTCAGGTCCAGGAGATCAGTCACGGCTCGGCGAACCTCGCGAGCCGCTCGCAGGGGAACCCGGACCGGAACGTCGGTCCGATGAGTTACGACGAGTTCGGACGGTTCCATCCATTCGGGACATTGACGACAGGGAAAGACCTGTTCACGTTCATGGCTGACGGGGCCAGGGTGTCACTGTTCATCGGCCTCGTCTCCATCGTGTTGGGTGGGTTCATCGCGACCGCCCTGGCGATGGTGACCGCCTACTACAAGGGACTGGCCGACCTGCTGGTCGTCATCACCAGTGACTCCATCCAGGCGATGCCGGGGTTACTGATATACATCATGCTCTCGGTCGTCTTCGGGAGCCACCCCATCTCGAACGTGTACAACGGTGGGTTGCTCCTGTCTCTCATCTTCGCGGCGACCGGCTGGCCGGGGCTGTGGCGCGCCATCCGTGGCCCGGCGTTCCAGGTCTCCGAGCAGGAGTGGATCGACGCCGCCCGCTCGTACGGGCAGCGCCCGACCGCGACCATGAAGAAGCACATGCTGCCGTACGTGGCCGGCTACCTGCTCGTCTACGGGTCGCTCATCCTCGGTGGCATCATCATCAGCGTCGCCGCACTGTCGTTCCTCGGCCTCGGCGTGACGCCGCCGACCCCCGAGTGGGGCCGCGCGGTGAACGCCGGCCGGACGTACGTGACGACGGTGTCGTGGCACATCTCCACGATCCCCGGCCTGATGGTCGTCTTCGTCGTCACCGGCTTCAACGCGTTCGGTGACGGTATCCGCGACGCCATCGACCCGCAGTCCGGCGGGGCGAGTGCTGACGAGGCCGCGGCCGCAGGAGGTGGTGGGTGA